A genomic segment from Synchiropus splendidus isolate RoL2022-P1 chromosome 18, RoL_Sspl_1.0, whole genome shotgun sequence encodes:
- the LOC128750143 gene encoding flotillin-1 isoform X5, translating to MFYTCGPNEAMVVSGFCRSPPLMIAGGRVFVVPCIQQIQRISLNTLTLNVKSDKVYTRHGVPISVTGIAQMKIQGQNKQMLAAACQMFMGKSEPEIAQIALETLEGHQRAIIAHLTVEEIYKDRKKFSEQVFKVASSDLVNMGISVVSYTLKDVHDDQDYLHSLGKARTAQVQKDARIGEALNKRDAVIREAHALQEKISAQYKNEIDMAKAQRDYELKKAAYDVEVNTKKAESEMAYQLQVAKTKQRIEEEKMQVQVVERTQQIMLQEQEITRREKELEAKVRKPADAEKYRLEKLAEAQRLKLIMEAEAEAESIRIKGEAEAFAVEAKGRAEAEQMAKKAEAFQQYKDGAMVDMLLEKLPLMAEEISKPLCQAQKVTMVSSGNGDVGAAKLSGEVLEIMARLPEAVEKLTGVSISQVTSRTG from the exons ATGTTCTACACCTGCGGACCCAATGAAGCCATGGTGGTGTCAG GCTTCTGCCGTTCTCCTCCTTTGATGATCGCTGGAGGCAGAGTGTTTGTCGTCCCATGCATCCAGCAGATACAGAG GATTTCTTTAAACACCCTGACACTGAATGTGAAGAGTGATAAAGTCTACACTCGTCATGGAGTTCCCATCTCTGTTACCGGAATTGCGCAG ATGAAGATTCAGGGGCAGAACAAGCAGATGTTGGCTGCAGCCTGCCAGATGTTTATGGGAAAGTCTGAGCCTGAAATTGCTCAGATTGCCTTGGAGACGCTTGAGGGTCACCAGCGTGCCATCATTGCCCACCTGACTGTTGAG GAAATCTACAAGGATCGCAAGAAGTTCTCCGAGCAGGTCTTCAAAGTTGCCTCCTCTGACCTGGTCAACATGGGGATCAGTGTGGTCAGCTACACACTCAAAGATGTTCATGATGATCAG GACTATCTTCATTCACTGGGGAAGGCTCGTACTGCTCAGGTCCAGAAAGACGCTCGCATCGGTGAAGCTCTGAACAAAAGAGATGCTGTGATCAGG GAGGCGCATGCGCTGCAGGAGAAGATCTCAGCTCAGTACAAGAATGAGATTGACATGGCAAAGGCCCAGCGAGACTATGAGCTCAAGAAAGCTGCTTATGATGTTGAAGTGAACACCAAAAAGGCGGAATCTGAGATGGCATACCAGTTGCAG GTAGCAAAGACCAAGCAGCGTattgaggaggagaagatgcagGTGCAGGTGGTGGAGAGGACGCAGCAGATCATGCTTCAGGAGCAGGAGATCACGCGCCgggagaaggagctggaggccaAAGTGAGAAAACCTGCTGACGCTGAGAAATACAGGCTGGAGAAACTGGCCGAAGCTCAGCG TCTGAAGCTGATCATGGAGGCCGAGGCTGAAGCTGAGTCCATCAGG ATCAAGGGTGAGGCTGAAGCGTTTGCTGTGGAGGCCAAAGGTCGTGCCGAAGCGGAGCAGATGGCAAAGAAAGCCGAGGCCTTCCAGCAATACAAAGATGGAGCCATGGTGGACATGCTGCTGGAGAAGCTGCCTCTG ATGGCAGAAGAAATCAGCAAGCCCCTGTGTCAAGCCCAGAAAGTCACCATGGTATCCAGTGGCAATGGAGATGTTGGTGCTGCTAAGCTGTCAGGAGAAGTTCTGGAGATCATGGCCCGCCTGCCTGAAGCTGTGGAGAAGCTGACCGGAGTCAGCATTTCGCAG
- the LOC128750143 gene encoding flotillin-1 isoform X4, which yields MFYTCGPNEAMVVSGFCRSPPLMIAGGRVFVVPCIQQIQRISLNTLTLNVKSDKVYTRHGVPISVTGIAQMKIQGQNKQMLAAACQMFMGKSEPEIAQIALETLEGHQRAIIAHLTVEEIYKDRKKFSEQVFKVASSDLVNMGISVVSYTLKDVHDDQDYLHSLGKARTAQVQKDARIGEALNKRDAVIREAHALQEKISAQYKNEIDMAKAQRDYELKKAAYDVEVNTKKAESEMAYQLQVAKTKQRIEEEKMQVQVVERTQQIMLQEQEITRREKELEAKVRKPADAEKYRLEKLAEAQRLKLIMEAEAEAESIRIKGEAEAFAVEAKGRAEAEQMAKKAEAFQQYKDGAMVDMLLEKLPLMAEEISKPLCQAQKVTMVSSGNGDVGAAKLSGEVLEIMARLPEAVEKLTGVSISQEIVPLDVFDSCSEKRFITLSGFHFR from the exons ATGTTCTACACCTGCGGACCCAATGAAGCCATGGTGGTGTCAG GCTTCTGCCGTTCTCCTCCTTTGATGATCGCTGGAGGCAGAGTGTTTGTCGTCCCATGCATCCAGCAGATACAGAG GATTTCTTTAAACACCCTGACACTGAATGTGAAGAGTGATAAAGTCTACACTCGTCATGGAGTTCCCATCTCTGTTACCGGAATTGCGCAG ATGAAGATTCAGGGGCAGAACAAGCAGATGTTGGCTGCAGCCTGCCAGATGTTTATGGGAAAGTCTGAGCCTGAAATTGCTCAGATTGCCTTGGAGACGCTTGAGGGTCACCAGCGTGCCATCATTGCCCACCTGACTGTTGAG GAAATCTACAAGGATCGCAAGAAGTTCTCCGAGCAGGTCTTCAAAGTTGCCTCCTCTGACCTGGTCAACATGGGGATCAGTGTGGTCAGCTACACACTCAAAGATGTTCATGATGATCAG GACTATCTTCATTCACTGGGGAAGGCTCGTACTGCTCAGGTCCAGAAAGACGCTCGCATCGGTGAAGCTCTGAACAAAAGAGATGCTGTGATCAGG GAGGCGCATGCGCTGCAGGAGAAGATCTCAGCTCAGTACAAGAATGAGATTGACATGGCAAAGGCCCAGCGAGACTATGAGCTCAAGAAAGCTGCTTATGATGTTGAAGTGAACACCAAAAAGGCGGAATCTGAGATGGCATACCAGTTGCAG GTAGCAAAGACCAAGCAGCGTattgaggaggagaagatgcagGTGCAGGTGGTGGAGAGGACGCAGCAGATCATGCTTCAGGAGCAGGAGATCACGCGCCgggagaaggagctggaggccaAAGTGAGAAAACCTGCTGACGCTGAGAAATACAGGCTGGAGAAACTGGCCGAAGCTCAGCG TCTGAAGCTGATCATGGAGGCCGAGGCTGAAGCTGAGTCCATCAGG ATCAAGGGTGAGGCTGAAGCGTTTGCTGTGGAGGCCAAAGGTCGTGCCGAAGCGGAGCAGATGGCAAAGAAAGCCGAGGCCTTCCAGCAATACAAAGATGGAGCCATGGTGGACATGCTGCTGGAGAAGCTGCCTCTG ATGGCAGAAGAAATCAGCAAGCCCCTGTGTCAAGCCCAGAAAGTCACCATGGTATCCAGTGGCAATGGAGATGTTGGTGCTGCTAAGCTGTCAGGAGAAGTTCTGGAGATCATGGCCCGCCTGCCTGAAGCTGTGGAGAAGCTGACCGGAGTCAGCATTTCGCAG